Proteins encoded by one window of Chrysiogenes arsenatis DSM 11915:
- the queA gene encoding tRNA preQ1(34) S-adenosylmethionine ribosyltransferase-isomerase QueA produces the protein MLLSDFHITIPTELIAQEPLAQRDQSRLLVCRRGALSCEATTFRQLPNYVQAGDLLVFNDTRVIPARLQGKKTTGGAVEVFLLEKRAAGTWQVLVRGKHIRVGTLLHFGEQGEVRGEVTADEGQTKVVHFDADDAQLLQCGSIPLPPYIRRAANQHDQERYQSLFARHEGAVAAPTASLHFTPEIMERMQARGIRVAFTTLHVGLGTFLPIKVENIREHTMHAEYYDVPAATIDAIREVKAQGGRVIAVGTTVVRALESCFAVPDRLAPNGRTEIFIYPGYHFRVVDQMITNFHLPDSTLILLVSAFHGKEHIKRAYEYAVAQRFRFFSYGDAMAIL, from the coding sequence GTGCTTCTTTCTGATTTTCATATCACCATTCCTACGGAGCTTATTGCGCAAGAACCGCTGGCACAGCGCGACCAGAGTCGGTTGCTCGTGTGTCGGCGGGGAGCACTCTCCTGCGAGGCAACGACTTTTCGGCAGCTTCCTAACTATGTACAGGCGGGTGACCTGCTGGTATTCAACGACACACGGGTGATTCCGGCACGTCTGCAAGGAAAGAAAACAACGGGTGGCGCTGTCGAAGTGTTTCTGCTGGAAAAACGCGCGGCGGGTACGTGGCAGGTGCTGGTTCGTGGCAAGCATATCCGAGTCGGTACGCTCCTGCACTTTGGTGAGCAGGGCGAGGTTCGCGGGGAAGTGACGGCGGATGAAGGGCAAACCAAAGTCGTTCATTTCGATGCTGACGACGCGCAACTTTTGCAGTGTGGATCGATTCCGCTGCCGCCTTATATTCGGCGCGCTGCGAATCAGCACGATCAAGAGCGCTATCAGTCGCTTTTTGCGCGTCACGAGGGGGCAGTGGCGGCACCAACGGCATCGCTCCACTTTACGCCAGAGATTATGGAACGGATGCAGGCGCGCGGCATTCGCGTCGCGTTCACGACGTTACACGTTGGCCTGGGGACATTTCTGCCGATCAAGGTGGAAAATATACGCGAGCACACCATGCATGCCGAATATTATGACGTTCCAGCGGCGACAATTGATGCGATCAGAGAAGTGAAGGCGCAAGGCGGTCGCGTGATTGCGGTTGGCACAACGGTGGTGCGTGCCCTCGAAAGTTGCTTTGCCGTGCCGGACAGATTGGCTCCGAATGGGCGAACCGAAATCTTTATCTACCCGGGGTATCACTTTCGTGTTGTCGATCAGATGATAACGAATTTCCATTTGCCCGATTCCACGTTAATTTTACTGGTCAGTGCGTTTCATGGCAAAGAGCACATCAAACGTGCGTATGAATATGCGGTGGCGCAGCGGTTTCGCTTCTTTAGTTATGGCGATGCGATGGCAATACTCTAA
- a CDS encoding substrate-binding periplasmic protein — protein sequence MKKSRPLLLHLLLLCVLFGFHPALAAGNEAKSRLDIIKETKQLRVCFWPDYYGISFFDRRTQTLNGIDTDMAREFSKDLGATVEFVESSFATLIDDLLQSRCDIAMFGIGITSARAQHLRFTSPHMASDIYAITTASNRRIQTWNDIDQPGRIVAVSKGTLHEPVMRDKLRHAELAVYDSPRAREVEVEAGRADVFMTDFPYTRQMLAFSDWARLITPPERFHVTPYGWAIAPGDDPWYERTERFMQQVKRDGRLQAAARRYGLEPILVLE from the coding sequence ATGAAAAAATCAAGACCTCTCCTTTTACACCTGTTACTCCTCTGTGTTCTTTTTGGATTTCACCCCGCATTGGCTGCTGGCAACGAAGCGAAAAGTCGCCTTGATATCATCAAGGAAACAAAGCAACTTCGCGTCTGTTTCTGGCCTGACTATTACGGAATATCGTTCTTTGACCGCCGCACACAGACGCTAAACGGAATTGATACCGATATGGCGCGTGAGTTTAGTAAAGACCTCGGTGCAACCGTAGAATTTGTCGAAAGCTCTTTTGCCACACTGATTGACGATCTCCTGCAATCGCGTTGTGATATCGCCATGTTTGGCATTGGCATCACCTCTGCGCGCGCGCAACACCTCCGCTTTACCTCGCCACATATGGCAAGCGATATTTATGCGATTACCACCGCCAGTAACCGCCGCATCCAAACTTGGAACGACATTGATCAACCGGGGCGGATTGTAGCCGTCAGTAAAGGGACGCTACATGAACCCGTGATGCGCGATAAACTGCGACACGCCGAGCTTGCCGTGTATGACTCACCACGCGCCCGTGAAGTAGAAGTGGAAGCAGGTCGCGCCGATGTTTTTATGACCGACTTCCCGTACACACGCCAGATGCTGGCATTTTCCGACTGGGCGCGCCTGATTACTCCGCCTGAACGTTTCCATGTCACGCCGTATGGTTGGGCAATCGCCCCCGGCGATGACCCTTGGTACGAACGCACCGAACGCTTTATGCAGCAAGTAAAGCGAGACGGCAGACTGCAGGCGGCGGCCAGACGCTATGGATTAGAGCCGATATTGGTTCTTGAGTAG
- a CDS encoding ATP-binding protein, with product MLWRILQLPASRIFLTCTLIFAVVVSGILFYAMSRLRQEAISTNVQIAALHAHAFEDHLTQNLEGTENLFRNFATLIDTNPDDTTLLAVFLGALRSAPYLRSLSYLNSDGEVIISTYTPNIGLKVDTSRFFPIPFHSDTVLRIDVPWIGRDLAGALWATPEMPAKSEDLLFVPVIRSFTMRNSSFTLLASLNVDYYLNYYLKNMVVSGGEVSIKRMDGITMFSTDPRNQAGAHFNNHRVHQKMAVMGAGEFIDQHDSHAEKIYAFRASRHFPLAVIVDFDLEAILIQWHAERRQVVGMSAGLALLCIVLGLALVYRHQKMKLELADTEEMEANLRKGLLESIPDAILMLDANGNIIMTNERWNKFCERHIAPRPTRFAIGWPYRKVAETLFGDAPDYQPFIVQVDAIITGSDDIATKEFSLGADSHTFYFQLEIHPLHESKRNGAIVVQRDITTQRRSDEKMKTNEIQYRSVVNALSSGIIVQQFSGEITTCNYAARQILGIECANTISCGAPHGCCLREILQTATTEDGVLLKPHQFPSQKTLDTGKPQRNRILKVQRHDEGIVWLLVNTEPLILNDATQPFAVVTSLADITLLKDLENEKEQQQAIMIQQAKLAELGGMIGVIAHQWKQPLNAISLLTMYLPTLYAEGALGKEELDEHVTDMMEQLRFMSQTIEDFRNFYKPSLTSEMFDIREACSSVLKLCESQLRMISADVDVEPGSPLYTPGYRSEFQQVMLNLFVNSRDVFTERSIPQGLVKVSFQQTTQATIIRVHDNGGGIPEHLLPDGIFQPFVSTKGEKGTGIGLAVSRKIIMDKMKGKIWAENIGNGACFTIELPRETIG from the coding sequence ATGCTTTGGCGCATTCTCCAACTGCCAGCGAGCCGTATTTTTCTGACGTGCACCCTGATATTTGCGGTGGTGGTATCGGGGATACTTTTTTATGCAATGTCGCGTCTGCGCCAAGAAGCTATCTCCACCAACGTGCAAATCGCCGCCCTGCATGCTCATGCCTTTGAGGATCACCTGACGCAAAACCTTGAAGGGACAGAAAATCTTTTTCGCAATTTCGCCACGTTAATCGACACGAATCCTGACGATACCACGCTCCTTGCTGTATTCCTGGGAGCCCTGCGCAGTGCTCCCTATCTTCGTTCCCTTTCATATCTGAACAGTGATGGCGAAGTGATTATCAGCACCTATACGCCTAATATCGGTTTAAAAGTCGATACTTCCCGTTTTTTCCCTATCCCATTTCACAGCGATACCGTCTTACGCATTGACGTACCTTGGATTGGTCGCGACCTCGCCGGTGCACTGTGGGCAACACCCGAAATGCCCGCCAAAAGTGAAGATTTACTCTTTGTTCCGGTTATTCGAAGTTTTACTATGCGCAATTCCAGCTTCACCCTGCTGGCCAGTTTGAATGTTGATTACTACCTCAATTATTACCTAAAGAACATGGTCGTGTCCGGCGGCGAAGTTTCCATCAAGCGGATGGATGGCATCACGATGTTTTCCACCGATCCCCGCAATCAAGCTGGTGCACACTTTAACAACCATCGCGTGCATCAAAAAATGGCTGTAATGGGAGCAGGAGAATTTATCGATCAACACGATTCTCATGCCGAAAAAATTTACGCTTTTCGCGCCTCGCGCCATTTCCCGCTGGCGGTCATTGTTGATTTTGACCTTGAGGCTATCCTCATTCAATGGCACGCGGAACGGCGACAAGTAGTCGGCATGAGCGCCGGGTTGGCGCTGTTGTGTATTGTTCTCGGGCTGGCACTGGTATATCGCCATCAAAAAATGAAACTCGAACTGGCGGATACTGAAGAAATGGAAGCCAACCTTCGCAAAGGGCTTCTGGAAAGTATCCCTGATGCGATTCTTATGCTCGATGCAAACGGCAACATTATCATGACAAATGAACGGTGGAACAAATTTTGCGAACGCCATATAGCACCACGACCAACACGCTTTGCGATTGGCTGGCCCTACCGGAAAGTTGCCGAAACCCTCTTTGGCGATGCACCTGACTATCAACCATTCATCGTGCAGGTCGATGCGATTATTACGGGCAGCGATGATATCGCAACGAAAGAATTCTCCCTCGGCGCCGACAGCCACACGTTTTACTTCCAGCTGGAAATCCATCCGCTCCATGAATCGAAACGGAACGGTGCAATTGTCGTACAACGTGACATCACCACCCAGCGACGCTCTGATGAGAAGATGAAAACGAATGAAATTCAGTATCGCTCCGTCGTAAATGCCCTTTCAAGCGGGATCATCGTGCAACAGTTCAGCGGCGAAATAACCACGTGCAACTATGCCGCGCGTCAAATACTTGGCATAGAGTGCGCGAACACTATCAGTTGCGGCGCTCCTCACGGATGTTGCCTCAGGGAAATCCTCCAGACAGCGACCACCGAAGATGGTGTGCTTTTGAAGCCCCACCAGTTCCCCAGCCAGAAAACACTCGACACCGGTAAACCACAACGCAACCGTATCTTAAAAGTACAGCGCCATGATGAAGGAATCGTTTGGCTCTTAGTCAATACCGAACCATTGATCCTCAATGACGCAACGCAACCCTTTGCGGTCGTCACGTCGCTAGCCGATATCACTCTCCTAAAAGATCTCGAAAACGAAAAAGAACAACAACAAGCCATCATGATTCAACAGGCAAAACTTGCCGAACTTGGGGGCATGATCGGAGTGATTGCCCACCAATGGAAGCAACCACTCAATGCCATCTCACTACTGACAATGTACCTGCCCACCCTCTACGCCGAAGGGGCGCTCGGCAAAGAAGAGCTTGACGAACACGTCACAGACATGATGGAACAACTGCGCTTTATGAGTCAGACGATTGAAGACTTCCGCAATTTCTACAAACCCTCACTCACCAGCGAAATGTTCGACATTCGCGAAGCCTGTTCTTCCGTACTGAAACTCTGTGAAAGCCAACTGCGGATGATCAGTGCGGATGTCGACGTAGAGCCGGGCTCACCGCTCTATACACCGGGCTATCGCAGTGAATTTCAGCAGGTGATGCTGAACCTCTTTGTCAACTCACGAGATGTATTTACCGAGCGTTCTATCCCGCAAGGACTCGTCAAAGTATCGTTTCAGCAGACAACTCAAGCCACCATTATACGTGTCCACGATAATGGCGGTGGCATTCCTGAGCATTTATTGCCCGATGGGATCTTCCAGCCGTTCGTTTCAACCAAAGGCGAAAAGGGAACTGGTATCGGGCTGGCGGTAAGTCGAAAAATCATTATGGACAAAATGAAAGGGAAAATCTGGGCAGAAAACATTGGTAATGGAGCCTGCTTTACCATCGAACTCCCGCGCGAAACCATCGGCTGA
- the cydB gene encoding cytochrome d ubiquinol oxidase subunit II codes for MEHLLLQQYWWVILSLLAGLLVFMFFVQGGQTLLLTLAKGEEEKQLIVNSLGRKWELGFTTLVLFGGAFFAAFPLFYATSFGGAYFVWMAILLCFVLQAVSYEFRKKPGNLLGAKVYEAFLFLNGSVGVILIGTAVATLFSGAAFSLNEYNLSQWHNDLRGLEAAFSLFNVSLGVAVFFLGRMLGALYFINHIDAPALVERARRSVLINTVCFLPFFLYFVVALLMRDGYAYDQVTGLVTLESFKYLDNFLAMPIVLAMFLAGVICVLYAVYLGAFAKSSAGIWSGGVGSVLVVMSLFLNVGLNGTAFYPSYHDLQSSLTIVNSSSSHYTLMAMTIVSITVPVVLGYIILTWRAMDKNKLHHDEIKDSKEAY; via the coding sequence ATGGAACATCTTCTGCTCCAACAATATTGGTGGGTTATTCTTTCGCTCCTCGCGGGTTTGCTGGTATTTATGTTTTTCGTGCAGGGCGGGCAAACACTCCTTTTGACTTTAGCGAAGGGCGAAGAGGAAAAGCAGCTGATTGTAAACTCGCTTGGCCGAAAATGGGAACTGGGCTTTACCACGCTGGTACTCTTTGGTGGTGCCTTTTTCGCTGCGTTCCCACTGTTCTACGCGACCAGCTTTGGCGGCGCGTACTTTGTGTGGATGGCGATCTTGCTCTGCTTTGTACTGCAAGCGGTATCGTATGAATTCCGCAAGAAACCGGGCAATCTCCTTGGCGCGAAAGTCTATGAAGCGTTTTTATTCCTGAATGGTTCGGTCGGCGTTATTCTGATCGGCACCGCTGTTGCTACGCTCTTTAGTGGCGCAGCGTTTTCACTGAATGAATACAATCTTTCGCAATGGCACAACGATTTGCGCGGCCTTGAAGCGGCTTTCAGTCTCTTTAACGTCTCGCTCGGCGTGGCGGTTTTCTTTTTAGGCAGAATGCTCGGTGCCCTGTATTTTATCAACCATATCGACGCTCCCGCGTTGGTTGAGCGTGCGCGCCGTTCGGTCTTAATCAATACCGTTTGCTTCCTCCCCTTTTTCCTCTACTTCGTCGTGGCACTTCTGATGCGTGACGGGTATGCCTACGATCAAGTAACGGGGCTAGTAACACTCGAAAGCTTCAAATATCTGGATAACTTCCTTGCCATGCCGATTGTACTCGCGATGTTTTTGGCTGGTGTCATTTGTGTCCTCTACGCCGTGTACCTCGGTGCTTTTGCCAAATCGAGTGCCGGAATTTGGAGTGGCGGCGTCGGCTCGGTGCTGGTCGTCATGAGTCTTTTCCTAAACGTTGGATTGAACGGCACTGCTTTTTACCCGTCGTACCACGACTTGCAAAGCTCGCTGACTATTGTCAACAGCTCTTCAAGCCACTACACCTTGATGGCCATGACCATCGTATCGATCACCGTGCCGGTTGTGCTGGGCTACATCATTCTGACGTGGAGAGCAATGGATAAAAACAAATTGCACCATGATGAAATTAAAGATTCGAAAGAAGCGTACTAA